ACAAATGTACCGGCAGTTTCAGCACTGGCGCTAGTATCAAAGTAGGCATGTGGGTTGATACCAACGAAGTCAAtatcagattttttgcACAAATCAGGgttattttcaaatgagACAGGGGGCTCACTGGTAGTAATTTGGCCAGAATAGCCAGCTTCGCTTAATTTGGATTTGACAGAGGAAATTTTACTAATCAAATCAGAAACTGAACACCAACCATTATTGATAGCTTCATTTCCAACAGtaatgaaatcaaagacATCCCAACCGTTAGTTTGACCATATTGAATCAATGTGGTAACAGAATCATCTATGGAATCAACGCCGCTACTGGTGATATACAAACCTTGGTTAATCTTAATACCTAGTTTTACGGCTGCTGGTTGGACGGTTTCAAAGGAATTACAGTCGGTGCCATAAACACGGATTTTGGAAATACCTTTAGATTTGATCAACGTTAAGTCAGAAGAGACAGCGTCTGCAGACTTACAAGAGCCATCATCATTATATGGTGAATATGCAATAGCCTTTGGAGAAGAAGTTATAGCAGCGCTGCTACTAGAGGAACCTTCAGAGGTGGTAGCGGCTGTTTCCTGTGTGGATGAAGTAGAGGACGAAGTAGAGGACGAAGTAGAGGAAGaagtagaagaagaagtagaggaagaagtagaagaagaagtagaagaagaagtagaGGACGACGTAGAGGACGACGTAGGTGTATTGGTTGATTCGGTGGACTCCTGAGAAGCAATTGAGGTACTCGTTTGTTGATTCAAAGTTGAAGTCGCAGCTGCTTGGTAAGAATGATGCTGACTTTGAGTGTTGCCTTCAACATTGGCTTCACCGACACCACTCACGATATTTTGTGTGGAAGTAGACGTAGTGGTAGGGGAAGGAGAGGAGGAGATAGAGGTAGAAGTAGTAGCTAATTGTTGCACATCCTCACTAGTACCTGCAGAAACAGACATAGCAGTTTGTTGCGTAGAGACGGCTTGCAAAGTAGATTCTGCTTGAAAAGAGGAGGTTGATTGTGGAATAGTGCTTGGCTGCAAAGTAGAGGTTGGCTGCGAAGATGTACTCATTTCAGCCTTTTTTAAGAGAACTTTAGTGATAGTCGTAGTTGGTTCAGCTGTTGGGTTCACACCTTGTGGAATTAAGGTTGTTGTAAAGGTAACACTATCGCTTATTAGGAATTCGACAGTTGGGGCAATAACAACTTCGGTAGTAGTGGAGTAAAAATCAGTCACAACATTAGTTGTGCTTGCTGTGTGAACTCTCGTTACAACTTCTCTCTTAGGAAGAATCGGTAAAGCTGAGGTTAGATAAGTTAAGCATAGCAGCGATGATAGAAAGCTTATGGGTGAAATCATGATGGTTTTCTATTAGATATTATATCAATGAGTGTAGCGTAATAATAAGTCGATAAACAGTACAGAGAATAGAATAGATTTATTACAGTGGAGGTATGTCAGTAAAGGCTTATTCTTCTAAAAGAGTGGACTGTCTTTGTTGCGTAACTGACGATTATAGTACTGTTGCCTTAATATATAACAGTGTATTTGGATAAGCAGAAGGAAAACACGATCATTGaacttcaattttctttccactTAAATAGTCCCTCCTCAGATTCTTAATTTGTTTTCGGTGCAGCATATTTTGTTGTCAGTCCTTACACTTTAACATTTTGAGATCTAGTATCCAGCTTGTAAACAATAACATTCCCTAACTTTTATTCATCTTACCGCAGTAAATAGAAAAGACCTCACTTCGCAACCATTAATCcccaaaagaaaaaaaaaaatgtgaCATTTCATAATGCATGTTTCGAGTGTGTTTTCGATTGTTTATTTGTCTGGCTTTTAGCTGCAATGGCCCAGACTGCTAGTTACCAGTTGCTGGTTTCCACgattttttaactttttctcACAGCCGCATCGAAATGTAAATAAACgcgagaaaaaaaaagctgaaAATGCTGGCTCTAACTAAGAGATGCGAGGCCCTTTTCGAATAGCTGGAACATTTATAATTTTCATCCTGCATACTGGTACATATCTGGTTACATATCTGTTTATATGACTGAAAATATCTACATAGATTCAGAAGCGTCCAAGGATGTTGACAACAAGTGCTGTCCAGCCTGTGAAATGCTCAGCACCAGTACCATGACCATCTATCGGACTGTAATTTTCATAACAATAACCTTGTTCTTCCCAAACTTTGTATATGTTGTTACTGAGATTAATCTTTAAACTTTGGTACAGTTTCTTGGCATTGCTAGCCTCACCAGCCACGTCGAGAATCACCTCTGGGTAGTAGTATCTCATTGCGTCAAGACACAAGTAATTAATATTCATCCAAATTGGGCCTCTCCAATAGTTTTCATCCTTGCCGAAATAGTCGTCTTGTCTCGATAGTGATAACAGCCCGTAGTctgaaaagattttttctgGGTCACTCATCAAAGCAACTACTTTCTCTAGCTTGGGTGAGTTTTTGGGGATTAGCTTCAATGCAAAGGGCAATACGGAGACGTAACCCTCATGACATACAAACTCCCTAATCTCATCGTCTTCTGGATCGATGCTAATATCACAGTAGCAATTGTCATTTTCACTCCAGTGTAACAAATCCAGATTCTCGACCACCTCTTGCTCAATTTGTGCATATCTTTGCTCGTCCTGTGTTAACTTCAACACGTGAGCAATTTGCTTCATGGATCTTGTCATAACGCCCACCCATGCTAATGCGTCTACGTTCAATTCTGCTACATCTGGTGGTTGTGCTCTAGGATAGTCATCCATACCGCTTGGCAAACAATGAGTGAAGGTACGCCCAACCCATCTATAAACTTCGTTCTTATGAATCTTATCCCATATtccttcatcttccaaTATTTCCTCATATTCATCAATAAGTCCTGTTTGAGATTTTCTGAACCAATTATAGTGCTTCAATAGCTTAGGataaattttcttggcaTATTCGGTTAGCAAGCCAGGATTGGCTTCTAGATTGTTCGTCATAAACTTGGCTGTCCTACTATTGAACATGACTTGGTGGTAGCTGTCACTGTTGAAATCGCCGATGTTTTCAATGGCCCTAGAAAGCATTTCACTAAATGCTAGCAATAAAGTTGGCGGATTAGCAATATTGGGATTTTGCACCTGAAATTCCTGCGGAACTTTACTCCTTGCCTCATTACCCAGTATAATTTCTCTAGCAATCCAACCACTATCATCTTCGATCATTTCAAACCAGCTCGCTAAGATTTCAAAGGCAAGGTCAAAATCATACTCCATAATTTGTAGAAGATGGAAACCTTCATCCCAATAGAATCCACGTGGGAAAAAGCCACGGCTCGGAACGCTGGTAAACAGTTCAAATGGACCTTCCTCTTTTGCATTCAGCAGTTTGATCTCTGTAAACTGGCTCTCATCAAATTCTGTTTCACGATCAATTAGTTGATTCCCATAGAAATAACCGATTCCTCCTAATAGGTTTGATAGCGTCTCTAAAGCAAATCTTCTTTTGACCTCCACGCTTTCAATTGAGTCGGGACCTTCTCCAAAACTAAACTGCTTATCAAAACGCGCGTTTATCTCATTTAGTGACCAAGTAATCAACTCCGTAACTTGTTCCCTGGTGGAAATACTTTGAGTAGTGCCAAGTTTATTGTAAGTGATATCAAATTGGAACCCATCTTTTTTGGTCAAATCAAATGTCTTTTGtatataatgaaaattaCCAGGATTAAAATTGTACAAATTTCTAATAGTTAAAACACTTGGTATTAAATCAGCAGGACGCTGCTTTGtctcttccttttccagTATATCACGTATCGAATCGCTAACTAGAGATTGGAAAACATCACGAGCCTTCCAAACTTCTTTATCCGGGATTTGAAGTGATAAATGACTTGTTTTAGAGCAGTCACTTCCTGGTGCTACTTCCATGGTTTCATATTCCGGATTTTTGAAGTAGTGACCAAAATTGTCCTTTACTGTAAGATGATACTCGCCTAATTCTTTAGAATATCCGAAGAATTTCATGTCATTAGGGCCGTCATGACCTATCATTGCTAAGGAAGATTTTCCATCTATCTCGCCACCATTTTGACTAAAGTACAATACGACAGATGCTGTAGATGGTCTCTTGGGATCCAAAGGCTCACCTTGAACTCTCACTGACCAATTTTCCCCGTTCTTGCtctttacaaaataaacAGTCAAGTTcaagttatttttttcatcaataaaaacTTCTTTACCACCAATTCTTGGATCATACACTTCCCAACCATACTTTTGCAATTTATCCTGAGGCGTTGCAAAATGTCTTAACGAATGTAAGCCATCCTGACTCAAACTGTTGAACCACATGATACCCATAATTAGTGGACTTTCATGGACATATCTGGGCCTCATACCAAAGTAACAATTGGATCTATACGGTGCCCACAGTAAAGATTCATTCGTGAACTTTTGATATTCTTCGAATTCTTGTAGTTTACTAATATCAACGGTGGCAGATGCCAGGAGAACTATGCTGGTTAGTATCCAAAATGTTTTAAACATCttagattttgaaataagCATTGTGAAGCAACCTGAACCGTTATTATCCACTACTTCCTTATTAACAGTTGACGCTAATATAGTGTGTCACGCATACAATAATTGAACTTTTAAATTACGCGAAAATGTGGCTGTTCTGACCGAAATGATCTAAAATTGGTCACGATACTAATCTTGAGCAAATTGAGAGGTAAAAGAGCTGAATATGCTAATGTATCCCGATCGTATATTATATTCGTCTATGTAGTTAAAAAGCTAAATAAAAGCGTTCCTTATCAGATATTACTCATTAGGCAGATGGGTCTTCTTCGAATCTCAAATCCCAACCTATCTTTGGACCTAATTTCGGCAAGACTTCAGCGACACTTTGGACATCTTTATCACCTCTACCAGAAATATTGATAACCAAATGTTGATCAGGCTTCATCGTCTTAGCCAATTCGCAAGCGCCATAAACAGCATGAGAAGATTCCAAAGCGGGAATAATACCTTCTAATTGAGATAATAATTTAAAGCCAAGCAGAGCCTGAGCGTCAGTAGCTGCAATGAATTGAGCACGGCCAGTAGATTTCCAATATGCCAATTCTGGACCGACACCTGGGTAGTCTAACCCAGCAGAAACAGAATGAGTATCATGGACTTGACCATCACTATCTTGCAAGACATAAGTCTTGACACCATGGAAGACACCAGGTCTACCGGCAGTTAGAGTAGCAGAGTGGAACTTTGTATCTACACCATCACCACCGGCTTCCACACCCAATAACTTAACGGAAGTATCATGCTCGAATGGTGAAAACATACCTGTAGAGTTGGAACCACCCCCAACACATGCAACAACTGCGTCAGGTAATTTACCATTGTTCATGGCAGCAAACTGTTCCTTGGTTTCTTTACCAATGACACTTTGGAAAGTTCTAACCAAAGTTGGATATGGGTGAGGACCAATGGCAGAACCGACGACGTAGTAAGTAGTTTTCAAGTTAGTAACCCAAAATCTGAATGCCTCTGAAGTAGCGTCTCTTAGAGTCTTTGTACCATTAGTAACAGCAATTACTTTAGCACCGAGAATTCTCATTCTGAAGACGTTTAAAGCTTGGCGACGAACATCTTCTGCACCCATGAACACAGTACAGGTTAAGCCAAATTTAGCACATGCAGTGGCAGTGGCAACACCGTGTTGACCAGCACCGGTTTCAGCAATAACGTTCTTCTTGCCTAATCTTTTAGCTAGAAGAACTTGTGCTAAAGCATTGTTGATCTTGTGAGATCCCGTGTGGTTAAGATCTTCTCTCTTCAACCAGATTTGAGCACCTTGACAATGCTCAGTTAATCTCTCAGCTTTGTGTAGTGAAGAAGGACGGCCAATATAAGAATACAAGGATTTGAAGTCTTCCCAGAATGTGGGATCGGCGACAGCTTCATCAAAACCCTTTTCCAACTCTCTTAGACATGCATGAAGAGCTTCTGGGACATACTGACCACCAAAGTCCCCAAATCTAATTGGGTGCTTGTgattttcatcaaattcgTCCAGTATTTCCTTCTTAACGTTTGCGGACTTCAAGGACTCTTTTTGAAAGGCAAAGAATTCGTCCTTGGACAGAACCTTATGCTTAGCACCATTTAGAATTCCCTGTACATATTCCTTAGCAACGTCGTACCTTTTGCCCTCTGGAGCATCTCCACATAATGTGACGATTTTGGAACCAATCACTACACCGTCAGCAACACTACCAACTGATTGGAAATGTTCTCTGGTAGAGACACCAAACCCAACGGCCAAAGGAGTATCCTTGGTGTACTTTCTGACTCTAGAGATGAGTTCATCCAAATCACTGGCCACAGAACTTTGAACACCAGTAGTACCCATTCTAGACACAACGTAGACAAACGAATCGGCAATATGCGATAGTAATTCCAATCTTTCGTCGGTGGTAGAAGGAGCCACTAGTGGGATCAGGCTCAAACCATTATCATTGATGTAGTTTCTGACCTTCAACGCCTCCTCTGGTGGCAAATCGACGATGATAAAACCATTAGCACCAGCCTTGGCAGCGTCCTGAATAAATCTTTCTTCACCGTAGTTTAGAATAGGGTTATAGTAACCCATTAGGATTATGGGTACGGTAACACCTTCATTTCTAGCTTGGGAGACCATTTCTAGAGTTTGAGGCAAGGTAACACCGTTTTGCAAAGCCACAGTATTAGATAATTGAATTGTAGGACCATCTGCAATTGGATCAGAGAAGGGCATACCCAATTCGATGATATCTACACCACCATCCTGGAAACCCTTGAGAATAGGGACAGTGTCTTTGACTGTTGGGTAACCTGCGGTCATAAATGTGACCAAGGCGTTcctgttttcttttttagcGTTAGCAAATGTTTGTCTGAGTTGTTCTGACATGGTCTGTCGGTGTGCTATGTCCCTTTTTGGAGCAATCGATGTTTACAGTCCATAAAAAGTGTAAGAATCTCGATGATTCTTATATGACAAATAGTAAAATTAGTCATTCTTCCACGGTCaagaagtgaaaaaaaataaaaaataaaaagaaaagcctTTCGGGTAATAAGGTATAAAGAATAGAAGATTATACAGATAATTACTATCTTGGATACATAGATGCACCAGTCACAAGAAATCCATGTTCAGACCACCTAATTCCAGATTGTTCAGGTCTAGAGAATCCAGTTCTTTCCCCCCGTTATTCATGTTATTCATGCCCATATTCATATTGTACTGTGGTTGAggctgctgctgctgctgttgctgttgctgctgctgctggaAATCGTTATTCATGCTCATATTTAGGATATTAGCAGGGGTTAGATTGTTTAGGTTTAATTGTGACTGTAGCGGGGTGTTATTGGAGTTTGTATTTGTATTTGGATTGGATCCATTGCCGCTGCCATTGAATTGTGACATAGATACTTGTCCCCCTTGGTTTTGAGCTCCCATTGAGTATGCGTTCCCCATGGGAGACATCATGTTGGTCAGCGGCGTGCCCATAACATTTGTGGGCGAAACGCTGTTAATCATGCTAGGAGTTGGGTTGGGTAGCGCGGCTGCCATCGATGCTGTTATTGGCGTCTGGACAGTCGACTGCTGTGCGTAGACCTGCGCTTGAGCCTGCGCTTGAGCCTGAGCTTGAGCCTTTGCCTTCTTGGTTTGTCTTGGTTTTCTTGGCTTTTTAGGTGCCGCAATCGGTGCAGCTGCAGTGCTATTATGTACGGTTGGAGTTCCCATAGTACTACCGCTTTTTGGACCTCTCTTGCCGGCCAGGGGATTATGTTGCATTGTAGCGGTGCTATTTGGATTCGAAAGCGAGTGCGCATGTGTGATGGGATTTGCATGAGGGGTGGCAGTTGTGGTGGGTGTCGAAGCGGCCGCAGAGTGGTTGGTGCTTACAACAGTTGCTGTCGAGCAAACG
This sequence is a window from Saccharomyces cerevisiae S288C chromosome VII, complete sequence. Protein-coding genes within it:
- the SCW11 gene encoding putative glucan endo-1,3-beta-D-glucosidase (Cell wall protein with similarity to glucanases; may play a role in conjugation during mating based on its regulation by Ste12p), producing MISPISFLSSLLCLTYLTSALPILPKREVVTRVHTASTTNVVTDFYSTTTEVVIAPTVEFLISDSVTFTTTLIPQGVNPTAEPTTTITKVLLKKAEMSTSSQPTSTLQPSTIPQSTSSFQAESTLQAVSTQQTAMSVSAGTSEDVQQLATTSTSISSSPSPTTTSTSTQNIVSGVGEANVEGNTQSQHHSYQAAATSTLNQQTSTSIASQESTESTNTPTSSSTSSSTSSSTSSSTSSSTSSSTSSSTSSSTSSSTSSTQETAATTSEGSSSSSAAITSSPKAIAYSPYNDDGSCKSADAVSSDLTLIKSKGISKIRVYGTDCNSFETVQPAAVKLGIKINQGLYITSSGVDSIDDSVTTLIQYGQTNGWDVFDFITVGNEAINNGWCSVSDLISKISSVKSKLSEAGYSGQITTSEPPVSFENNPDLCKKSDIDFVGINPHAYFDTSASAETAGTFVKGQVELIQGVCGTSNVFVTETGYPSSGIQNGGNIPSTANQITAVQNILNEMDLDVTILSTYNDYWKAPGDYGIEQSFGVIEYFP
- the CWH41 gene encoding mannosyl-oligosaccharide glucosidase (Processing alpha glucosidase I; ER type II integral membrane N-glycoprotein involved in assembly of cell wall beta 1,6 glucan and asparagine-linked protein glycosylation; also involved in ER protein quality control and sensing of ER stress), which encodes MLISKSKMFKTFWILTSIVLLASATVDISKLQEFEEYQKFTNESLLWAPYRSNCYFGMRPRYVHESPLIMGIMWFNSLSQDGLHSLRHFATPQDKLQKYGWEVYDPRIGGKEVFIDEKNNLNLTVYFVKSKNGENWSVRVQGEPLDPKRPSTASVVLYFSQNGGEIDGKSSLAMIGHDGPNDMKFFGYSKELGEYHLTVKDNFGHYFKNPEYETMEVAPGSDCSKTSHLSLQIPDKEVWKARDVFQSLVSDSIRDILEKEETKQRPADLIPSVLTIRNLYNFNPGNFHYIQKTFDLTKKDGFQFDITYNKLGTTQSISTREQVTELITWSLNEINARFDKQFSFGEGPDSIESVEVKRRFALETLSNLLGGIGYFYGNQLIDRETEFDESQFTEIKLLNAKEEGPFELFTSVPSRGFFPRGFYWDEGFHLLQIMEYDFDLAFEILASWFEMIEDDSGWIAREIILGNEARSKVPQEFQVQNPNIANPPTLLLAFSEMLSRAIENIGDFNSDSYHQVMFNSRTAKFMTNNLEANPGLLTEYAKKIYPKLLKHYNWFRKSQTGLIDEYEEILEDEGIWDKIHKNEVYRWVGRTFTHCLPSGMDDYPRAQPPDVAELNVDALAWVGVMTRSMKQIAHVLKLTQDEQRYAQIEQEVVENLDLLHWSENDNCYCDISIDPEDDEIREFVCHEGYVSVLPFALKLIPKNSPKLEKVVALMSDPEKIFSDYGLLSLSRQDDYFGKDENYWRGPIWMNINYLCLDAMRYYYPEVILDVAGEASNAKKLYQSLKINLSNNIYKVWEEQGYCYENYSPIDGHGTGAEHFTGWTALVVNILGRF
- the TRP5 gene encoding tryptophan synthase TRP5 (Tryptophan synthase; catalyzes the last step of tryptophan biosynthesis; regulated by the general control system of amino acid biosynthesis), whose amino-acid sequence is MSEQLRQTFANAKKENRNALVTFMTAGYPTVKDTVPILKGFQDGGVDIIELGMPFSDPIADGPTIQLSNTVALQNGVTLPQTLEMVSQARNEGVTVPIILMGYYNPILNYGEERFIQDAAKAGANGFIIVDLPPEEALKVRNYINDNGLSLIPLVAPSTTDERLELLSHIADSFVYVVSRMGTTGVQSSVASDLDELISRVRKYTKDTPLAVGFGVSTREHFQSVGSVADGVVIGSKIVTLCGDAPEGKRYDVAKEYVQGILNGAKHKVLSKDEFFAFQKESLKSANVKKEILDEFDENHKHPIRFGDFGGQYVPEALHACLRELEKGFDEAVADPTFWEDFKSLYSYIGRPSSLHKAERLTEHCQGAQIWLKREDLNHTGSHKINNALAQVLLAKRLGKKNVIAETGAGQHGVATATACAKFGLTCTVFMGAEDVRRQALNVFRMRILGAKVIAVTNGTKTLRDATSEAFRFWVTNLKTTYYVVGSAIGPHPYPTLVRTFQSVIGKETKEQFAAMNNGKLPDAVVACVGGGSNSTGMFSPFEHDTSVKLLGVEAGGDGVDTKFHSATLTAGRPGVFHGVKTYVLQDSDGQVHDTHSVSAGLDYPGVGPELAYWKSTGRAQFIAATDAQALLGFKLLSQLEGIIPALESSHAVYGACELAKTMKPDQHLVINISGRGDKDVQSVAEVLPKLGPKIGWDLRFEEDPSA
- the PGD1 gene encoding Pgd1p (Subunit of the RNA polymerase II mediator complex; associates with core polymerase subunits to form the RNA polymerase II holoenzyme; essential for basal and activated transcription; direct target of Cyc8p-Tup1p transcriptional corepressor) codes for the protein MDSIIPAGVKLDDLQVILAKNENETRDKVCKQINEARDEILPLRLQFNEFIQIMANIDQEGSKQADRMAKYLHIRDKILQLNDRFQTLSSHLEALQPLFSTVPEYLKTADNRDRSFQLLEPLSTYNKNGNAVCSTATVVSTNHSAAASTPTTTATPHANPITHAHSLSNPNSTATMQHNPLAGKRGPKSGSTMGTPTVHNSTAAAPIAAPKKPRKPRQTKKAKAQAQAQAQAQAQVYAQQSTVQTPITASMAAALPNPTPSMINSVSPTNVMGTPLTNMMSPMGNAYSMGAQNQGGQVSMSQFNGSGNGSNPNTNTNSNNTPLQSQLNLNNLTPANILNMSMNNDFQQQQQQQQQQQQPQPQYNMNMGMNNMNNGGKELDSLDLNNLELGGLNMDFL